In the genome of Chiroxiphia lanceolata isolate bChiLan1 chromosome 29, bChiLan1.pri, whole genome shotgun sequence, one region contains:
- the LOC116799880 gene encoding cortexin domain-containing 1-like has translation MESPPVPPALDVDKAVATAFVVLLGLFLLAMSVRCARLVVDPYSAIPTSTWEEEPIN, from the coding sequence ATGGAGAGCCCCCCGGTGCCACCCGCCCTGGACGTGGACAAGGCCGTGGCCACGGCCTTCGTGGTGCTCCTGGGGCTCTTCCTCCTCGCCATGAGCGTGCGCTGCGCCCGGCTCGTGGTGGATCCCTACAGTGCCATCCCCACCTCCACCTGGGAGGAGGAGCCCATCAACTGA